A single Xylanimonas cellulosilytica DSM 15894 DNA region contains:
- the eno gene encoding phosphopyruvate hydratase yields the protein MASIEAVGAREILDSRGNPTVEVEVVLDDGTFARAGVPSGASTGAFEAVELRDGDKSRYLGKGVEQAVNHVIDDIAPELIGYDADEQRLIDQTLIDLDGTPNKAKLGANAILGVSLAVAKAAAKSAGLDLFRYVGGPNAHVLPVPMMNILNGGSHADSTVDFQEFMIAPIGAGTFKEALRSGAEVYHALKGVLKAKGFATGLGDEGGFAPDLPSNRAALELIMEAIEKAGFTPGADIAIAMDVAATEFFKDGAYRFKNGEVHSTEDMIALYAQMVADFPIVSIEDPLSEDEWAAWSAFVTEVGDKVQVVGDDLFVTNPERLARGIEEKSANSLLVKLNQIGTLTETLDAVTLAQRNGFTTMTSHRSGETEDVTIADLSVATNAGQIKTGAPARGERINKYNQLLRIEEALDEAGVYAGRSAFPRFKG from the coding sequence GTGGCTAGCATCGAAGCCGTTGGCGCCCGCGAGATTCTTGACTCGCGCGGCAACCCCACCGTTGAGGTCGAGGTCGTTCTGGACGACGGCACGTTCGCCCGCGCGGGCGTCCCCTCCGGCGCCTCGACCGGCGCCTTCGAGGCCGTCGAGCTGCGTGACGGCGACAAGAGCCGTTACCTCGGCAAGGGCGTGGAGCAGGCCGTCAACCACGTCATCGACGACATCGCCCCCGAGCTGATCGGCTACGACGCCGACGAGCAGCGCCTCATCGACCAGACGCTGATCGACCTCGACGGCACCCCGAACAAGGCGAAGCTCGGCGCGAACGCCATCCTCGGCGTCTCGCTCGCCGTCGCGAAGGCCGCCGCCAAGTCGGCCGGCCTGGACCTGTTCCGTTACGTCGGCGGCCCGAACGCCCACGTGCTGCCGGTCCCGATGATGAACATCCTCAACGGCGGCTCGCACGCCGACTCGACCGTGGACTTCCAGGAGTTCATGATCGCCCCGATCGGTGCGGGCACCTTCAAGGAGGCCCTGCGCTCCGGCGCCGAGGTCTACCACGCCCTCAAGGGCGTCCTGAAGGCCAAGGGCTTCGCGACGGGCCTCGGCGACGAGGGCGGCTTCGCCCCCGACCTGCCCTCGAACCGCGCTGCCCTCGAGCTGATCATGGAGGCGATCGAGAAGGCCGGCTTCACGCCCGGCGCCGACATCGCCATCGCCATGGACGTGGCCGCCACCGAGTTCTTCAAGGACGGCGCCTACCGCTTCAAGAACGGCGAGGTGCACTCGACCGAGGACATGATCGCCCTCTACGCCCAGATGGTGGCGGACTTCCCGATCGTCTCGATCGAGGACCCGCTGTCCGAGGACGAGTGGGCCGCCTGGTCCGCCTTCGTCACCGAGGTCGGCGACAAGGTCCAGGTCGTCGGCGACGACCTGTTCGTCACGAACCCGGAGCGTCTCGCCCGCGGTATCGAGGAGAAGTCCGCCAACTCGCTGCTGGTCAAGCTCAACCAGATCGGCACCCTGACCGAGACGCTGGACGCCGTCACCTTGGCCCAGCGCAACGGCTTCACGACGATGACCTCGCACCGCTCCGGCGAGACCGAGGACGTCACCATCGCCGACCTGTCGGTGGCCACCAACGCCGGCCAGATCAAGACCGGCGCCCCGGCCCGCGGCGAGCGCATCAACAAGTACAACCAGCTCCTGCGCATCGAGGAGGCCCTGGACGAGGCGGGCGTGTACGCCGGCCGCAGCGCCTTCCCGCGCTTCAAGGGCTGA